In the genome of Pseudanabaena mucicola str. Chao 1806, the window GAACTTTGGGTTTATCAGGAGAGGTTGGCAACTTTGCGAAGGATTTCTTGGACTATACAGGTTTCAATATTAGCTATACTCAAGCTTTTTCCAGTGGACGATCACCGTTTATCTTTGATCGCGTAGCGGATACGAGACTAATCAGTGCTGGGATCGTTCAGCAAATCTATGGACCACTGCGCTTTGGTATTCAACAAAGTTGGAGTTTAGATACGGGTACGTTATTTGATTCTACTTATTCCTTGGAATATACAAGGCGTACCTATGCCGTGTTAATTCGTTATAACCCTAATCAAGGTTTGGGTGAACTTCTCTTGAGGATCAGTGACTTTAATTGGACACGTCCACCTTCTAACGTAACTAATGTTCAGAATGGAATTGAACAGCGTAATTAATCCCAAAGAAAAGCCTCGCAATGCGAGGCTTTTCTTTGGGAGAGGATTTGCATTGCAACGCCCCTCTAAAAGAACGTGAGTTTGGGATAATTTGAAACAGGCTTTGAGAGAGGGTTTGCTACGCAAACCCTCTCTCAAAGCCCAAAAGTAAAAGCCTTGCTTAGCAAGGCTTTTACTTTTGGGCTTTTAAAATTTGCCAGCTTAACCCGAACTGACGTTAAAAGACTGGTTTAGCTGGGAATAAATTTAAGAGATACGCCATTCATGCAGTAGCGTTGTCCAGTGGGTTTGGGACCATCATTAAAGACATGACCTAAATGTCCTCCACATCGGCTGCAATGAACTTCAATACGCTTCATGAAAAAGGAATTATCAATCGTCGTGGCGATCGCCCCTTCAATGGGTTGAAAAAAGCTCGGCCAGCCTGTACCACTATTGAACTTAGTATCAGATGTAAACAAAGGCAAATCACAACCCGCACAGTGATATGTACCCTTACTATATTCTTTATCTAATGGACTCGTAAAGGCTCGCTCAGTGCCATGCTTGCGTAAAACGCGAAACTGCTCTGGTGTGAGGATTTGTTTCCATTCTTCTTCAGTTTTCATGATTTTATACTTCTTATTTACTTTAGTTGAGTCTATATCTAAGTCTAAAGCGATCGCTGAGTCTTTGGATATGTTACTCGATGGCGATCGCCAATATAGCCAAAGCCATGCACCGCTAATCAAGGCAGTTCCAGTTATTA includes:
- the msrB gene encoding peptide-methionine (R)-S-oxide reductase MsrB, whose product is MSKDSAIALDLDIDSTKVNKKYKIMKTEEEWKQILTPEQFRVLRKHGTERAFTSPLDKEYSKGTYHCAGCDLPLFTSDTKFNSGTGWPSFFQPIEGAIATTIDNSFFMKRIEVHCSRCGGHLGHVFNDGPKPTGQRYCMNGVSLKFIPS